In one window of Buchnera aphidicola (Schlechtendalia chinensis) DNA:
- the ribA gene encoding GTP cyclohydrolase II, whose amino-acid sequence MQLKRIAETKLPTLFGEFSMIVFEEKKGGKNHIALVYGNIKNRNPVLSRIHSECLSGDAFFSLRCDCGFQLQSALMKIVKAGSGILIYHRQEGRNIGLSNKVRAYALQDLGLDTVEANHYLGFSEDERDFTFCADIFKLLDIKKIRLLTNNPLKVKVLNRNGIKIIERISLIVGKNINNSKYLNAKEKKMGHIFSV is encoded by the coding sequence ATGCAACTCAAAAGGATAGCAGAAACTAAATTACCTACTTTATTCGGTGAATTTTCAATGATTGTTTTTGAAGAAAAAAAAGGAGGAAAAAATCATATTGCTTTAGTTTATGGAAATATAAAAAATCGTAATCCGGTTTTGTCAAGAATTCACTCTGAATGCCTTTCTGGTGACGCATTTTTCAGTTTGCGTTGTGATTGTGGTTTTCAATTGCAATCAGCATTAATGAAAATTGTAAAAGCTGGAAGTGGTATTTTAATATATCATCGTCAAGAAGGTAGAAATATTGGATTATCCAATAAAGTTCGAGCTTATGCATTGCAAGACTTAGGTTTAGATACTGTTGAAGCAAATCATTATTTAGGATTTTCTGAAGATGAAAGAGATTTTACATTTTGTGCTGATATATTTAAACTACTAGATATAAAAAAAATACGACTATTAACTAATAATCCTTTAAAAGTAAAGGTATTAAACAGAAATGGCATTAAAATTATAGAAAGAATATCGTTAATTGTAGGAAAGAACATTAATAATTCTAAATATTTAAATGCTAAAGAAAAAAAAATGGGACATATTTTCTCAGTTTAA
- the cls gene encoding cardiolipin synthase produces the protein MIHFYPITTLLTFLGYWLLIITITLRIFSKRREIPSAMAWLLIIYVFPIIGIIVWFFLKEFYLGKRRLKLANSMWSNKNTWLKNLKSHNCIFENKNSEVATSVFQLCKHRQGISGIKYNKLKLLKNTEDIIKDLIKDIYLAKNNIEIVFYIWKPGGLADDVARALIKSSKKGIKCRVMLDSAGSIEFFRSKWVYIMKNSGIQIVEALKLNLYKIFCRRIDLRQHRKFVLIDNYITYVGSMNLVDPNIFKKQLKIGKWIDLMIRIEGPVATTMGMVYSCDWEIETGKKIFPKKFECKNYNFPKRNHSAIQIIASGPGFTKNIIHQVLLTSIYSARKKIIMTTPYLVPSDDLLYAICSAAQRGIEVILIIPKSNNSILVKWASRVFFSELLESGVKIYQFKKGLLHSKSVLIDMQLSLIGTANLDMRSLWLNFEITLVVDDSKFGKNLFVLQNEYISNSTLVDPKIWAIRSFWKKILEKIFYFLSPIL, from the coding sequence ATGATTCATTTTTACCCTATAACAACTTTATTAACTTTCTTAGGATATTGGTTATTAATTATTACTATAACATTGCGTATATTTTCTAAACGTCGAGAAATACCATCAGCAATGGCATGGTTATTAATAATTTATGTATTCCCTATAATAGGAATAATAGTTTGGTTTTTCTTAAAAGAATTTTATCTTGGGAAAAGACGGTTAAAATTAGCAAATTCTATGTGGTCAAATAAAAATACATGGTTAAAAAATTTAAAATCGCATAATTGCATTTTTGAAAATAAAAATAGCGAAGTTGCTACTTCAGTATTTCAGTTATGTAAGCATAGGCAAGGAATATCGGGAATTAAATATAATAAATTAAAATTATTAAAAAATACAGAAGATATCATAAAAGATTTAATAAAAGATATTTATTTGGCAAAAAATAATATAGAAATTGTATTTTATATTTGGAAACCCGGTGGATTAGCAGATGATGTAGCAAGAGCTTTAATAAAATCTTCTAAAAAAGGAATAAAATGCAGAGTTATGTTAGATTCTGCAGGAAGTATAGAATTTTTCCGAAGTAAATGGGTTTATATTATGAAAAATTCAGGAATACAAATAGTTGAAGCATTAAAATTAAATTTGTATAAAATTTTTTGTAGAAGAATTGATCTTAGACAACATAGAAAATTTGTTCTCATAGATAATTACATTACATATGTAGGAAGTATGAACTTAGTAGATCCAAATATTTTTAAAAAGCAATTGAAAATAGGAAAATGGATAGACCTAATGATTCGTATAGAAGGTCCAGTTGCAACTACCATGGGAATGGTATATTCTTGTGATTGGGAAATAGAAACAGGAAAAAAAATATTTCCAAAAAAATTTGAATGTAAGAATTATAACTTTCCTAAACGTAATCATTCTGCTATACAAATCATTGCTTCTGGTCCTGGATTTACTAAAAATATTATTCATCAGGTATTGCTAACTTCTATTTATTCAGCACGCAAAAAAATAATAATGACTACTCCTTATTTAGTACCAAGTGATGATTTATTATATGCAATTTGTTCTGCTGCTCAAAGAGGGATAGAAGTTATTTTAATAATTCCAAAAAGCAACAATTCTATATTAGTAAAATGGGCTAGTCGTGTTTTTTTTAGCGAACTATTAGAATCTGGTGTAAAAATTTACCAATTTAAAAAAGGATTATTGCATAGTAAAAGTGTACTGATAGATATGCAATTAAGTTTAATTGGTACAGCAAATTTAGATATGAGAAGTTTATGGTTAAATTTTGAAATAACATTAGTGGTAGATGATAGTAAATTTGGAAAAAATTTGTTTGTACTACAAAACGAATATATATCTAATTCTACATTGGTAGATCCAAAAATTTGGGCTATTAGATCATTTTGGAAAAAAATTTTAGAAAAAATTTTCTATTTTTTAAGTCCTATACTGTAA
- the yciA gene encoding acyl-CoA thioester hydrolase YciA, whose translation MNKKHKLPKGKIVLRTLAMPADTNANGDIFGGWIMSQMDMGGAILAKEIAGGKVVTVSVNGMTFLKSVTVGDVVSCYARCIKIGNSSITIRVEVWVKKVASEPLGLRYCTTEAVFVYVAVDASGKPRNLLPLSII comes from the coding sequence ATGAATAAGAAACATAAATTGCCAAAAGGGAAGATAGTTCTTCGTACTTTAGCTATGCCAGCAGATACTAATGCTAATGGAGATATCTTTGGAGGATGGATTATGTCTCAAATGGATATGGGTGGAGCTATTTTAGCTAAAGAAATTGCAGGAGGTAAAGTAGTTACAGTAAGTGTTAATGGTATGACATTTCTAAAATCAGTTACTGTTGGAGACGTTGTTAGTTGTTATGCTCGTTGTATAAAAATAGGTAATAGTTCAATAACTATAAGAGTTGAAGTTTGGGTAAAAAAAGTAGCTTCTGAACCGCTTGGATTACGATATTGTACTACAGAAGCAGTTTTTGTCTACGTTGCTGTAGATGCATCAGGAAAACCAAGAAATTTGTTACCATTAAGTATCATTTAA
- a CDS encoding septation protein A, producing the protein MKYFLNFLPMFIFFIIYKFYDIFIASTALMISTVISCILIKIIFHKIDKSDYINCVSSLFFGSLTLLFHNGNYIKWKVTIIYLCLSGFLLINHFFSKKLLIQKLLEKKVTLSNSTWSKINVAWTIFFLACASANLYVMFYLSENTWITFKVFGLTLITLLFIFINCIYINYSISKKK; encoded by the coding sequence ATGAAATATTTTTTAAATTTTTTGCCAATGTTTATTTTTTTTATAATATATAAGTTTTATGATATTTTTATTGCATCAACCGCATTAATGATTTCAACAGTTATATCATGCATATTAATTAAAATTATATTTCATAAAATCGATAAAAGTGATTATATTAATTGTGTTTCATCATTATTTTTTGGATCTTTAACATTACTATTTCATAATGGTAATTATATTAAATGGAAAGTTACAATAATATATTTATGTCTATCTGGTTTTTTATTAATTAATCATTTTTTTAGTAAAAAATTATTAATTCAAAAATTGTTAGAAAAAAAAGTAACATTATCTAATTCGACTTGGAGTAAAATTAATGTTGCTTGGACTATTTTCTTTTTAGCATGTGCTAGTGCTAATTTGTATGTTATGTTTTATTTATCAGAAAATACGTGGATAACTTTTAAAGTATTTGGGTTAACTTTGATCACTTTATTATTTATATTTATTAATTGTATTTATATAAATTATTCAATATCCAAAAAAAAATAG
- a CDS encoding YciC family protein yields the protein MHITANSLYHDTINFLRKKKIIVCIIVLFASSITVTLDNILNTNSDILKIFYESKMHQYYSIFDFIKTLTLSQQKKLLFYSMMKLFSSLVGTTVLIGILEIFIKSLSFKNQILSLEFKKNIPYLFINIFILMFIITTVVQLGFVFLVVPGIIAFVFFSLSPIILVCDNKTIIQSIFSSFKITFQNFKTIFPAIMLWILFKLVVLMLFLNIKIVSESFALFLLNVMINFISAALIIYLFRFYMLFSSSRNLN from the coding sequence ATGCATATTACAGCAAATTCGTTATACCATGATACTATTAATTTTTTAAGAAAAAAAAAAATAATAGTGTGTATTATCGTACTTTTTGCTTCTAGTATAACTGTTACTTTAGACAATATTTTGAATACAAATTCAGATATTTTAAAAATATTTTATGAATCTAAAATGCATCAATATTATTCGATTTTTGACTTTATTAAAACGTTAACACTCAGTCAACAAAAAAAATTATTATTTTATTCCATGATGAAATTGTTTTCATCTTTAGTCGGAACTACTGTTTTAATAGGAATCTTAGAAATTTTCATTAAATCACTTTCCTTTAAAAATCAAATTCTTTCTTTAGAGTTTAAAAAAAATATTCCATACTTATTTATAAATATTTTTATATTAATGTTCATTATAACAACAGTTGTTCAATTAGGATTTGTATTTTTAGTCGTACCTGGAATAATAGCTTTTGTATTCTTTTCTTTATCTCCAATTATATTAGTATGTGATAATAAAACTATAATTCAATCTATTTTTTCCAGTTTTAAAATAACTTTTCAGAATTTTAAAACAATTTTTCCAGCTATTATGCTTTGGATATTATTTAAATTAGTTGTTTTAATGTTGTTTTTAAATATAAAAATAGTTTCAGAATCTTTTGCATTATTTTTATTGAACGTAATGATTAACTTTATTTCTGCTGCATTAATTATATATCTGTTTCGATTTTATATGTTATTCTCTTCATCAAGAAACCTTAACTAA
- the trpA gene encoding tryptophan synthase subunit alpha has protein sequence MNRYQTLQKKLVPFKKGCFIPFIILGDPSIEMSLKIIDVLIENGADGLELGFPFSDPLSDGKTIQKAHLRAFSSKMNIYLCFEMLQKIRKKYNTIPIGLLLYANLIFKFGINNFYLKCFNVGIDSVLIADLPVEESNDFRKCAIANNISSVFICPHDAKKNVIKKISLYSTGYIYLLSRSGVTGTDKKIIVPSLNLIKNLKKITEKLLIQGFGISNSKQIQKIILSGISGVICGSVIIKLIENHFQNEKKMLKNIKRLSRSLKQSTIIF, from the coding sequence ATGAATCGTTATCAAACATTGCAAAAAAAACTTGTTCCTTTTAAGAAAGGTTGTTTTATTCCTTTCATAATTCTCGGAGATCCATCTATCGAGATGTCATTAAAAATTATTGATGTTCTTATTGAAAATGGAGCAGATGGATTAGAATTAGGTTTTCCATTTTCCGATCCTTTATCGGATGGAAAAACTATACAAAAAGCTCATTTGAGAGCTTTTAGTTCTAAAATGAATATTTATTTATGCTTTGAAATGTTACAAAAAATAAGAAAAAAATATAATACTATTCCAATAGGATTATTATTATATGCAAATTTAATATTTAAATTTGGAATTAATAATTTTTATTTAAAATGTTTCAATGTTGGAATCGATTCAGTATTAATAGCAGATCTTCCCGTTGAAGAATCAAATGATTTTCGAAAATGTGCTATTGCTAACAATATATCATCTGTTTTTATATGTCCGCATGATGCTAAAAAAAATGTTATCAAAAAAATTTCACTTTATAGTACAGGATATATTTATTTGTTATCTAGGTCTGGAGTTACCGGAACAGATAAAAAAATCATTGTGCCCTCATTAAATTTAATTAAAAATTTAAAAAAGATAACTGAAAAACTTTTAATACAAGGTTTCGGAATTTCTAATTCAAAACAAATACAAAAAATTATATTATCAGGAATATCTGGTGTTATTTGCGGATCAGTTATTATTAAATTAATTGAAAACCATTTTCAAAATGAAAAAAAAATGTTAAAAAACATTAAACGTTTATCACGATCTTTGAAACAATCCACAATAATTTTTTAA
- the trpB gene encoding tryptophan synthase subunit beta has translation MTLLNSYFGSFGGMYVPQILMPALYQLESEFVLSLKNLQFKKKLANLLKNYAGRPTPLTLCRNLTKGTNTRIYLKREDLLHGGAHKTNQVLGQALLAKQMKKKEIIAETGAGQHGVAAALSCALLNLKCRIYMGIKDIERQKQNVFRMKLMGAQVIPVKSGNGTLKDACNEALRDWSENYINAHYMLGTAAGPHPYPTIVKQFQSVIGKETKQQIFEKEHCLPNSVIACVGGGSNAIGIFSSFIEDTSVNLIGVEPGGIGIHTEKHGASLICGETGIFFGMKSKVMQTHEGQIKESWSISAGLDFPAVGPEHAWLDSIKRVTYVSITDSEAVHAFQHLSKLEGIIPALESSHALAYAIKLMNNYPNKNQTLIVNISGRGDKDLKTVEKFLNK, from the coding sequence ATGACTTTATTAAACTCATATTTTGGAAGTTTTGGTGGAATGTATGTACCACAAATTTTAATGCCAGCATTATATCAATTAGAAAGCGAATTTGTTCTTTCGTTAAAAAATCTTCAATTTAAAAAAAAATTAGCTAATCTTTTAAAAAATTATGCAGGTAGACCCACACCACTAACTCTATGTCGAAACTTAACAAAAGGCACTAATACACGTATTTATCTTAAACGTGAAGATTTACTTCATGGAGGAGCACACAAAACAAATCAAGTGTTAGGACAAGCTTTATTAGCTAAACAAATGAAAAAAAAGGAAATTATTGCAGAAACAGGAGCTGGTCAACATGGCGTCGCAGCTGCTCTATCGTGCGCTTTATTAAATCTTAAATGTCGTATTTATATGGGAATAAAAGACATTGAAAGACAAAAACAAAATGTTTTTCGAATGAAACTTATGGGAGCTCAAGTAATACCAGTAAAATCTGGCAATGGCACTTTAAAAGATGCTTGTAATGAAGCTTTACGAGATTGGTCAGAAAATTATATCAATGCACATTACATGCTTGGAACTGCTGCTGGACCACATCCATATCCAACAATAGTCAAACAGTTTCAAAGTGTTATTGGAAAAGAAACAAAACAGCAAATTTTTGAAAAAGAGCATTGTTTACCAAATTCTGTTATAGCATGCGTTGGCGGAGGATCTAATGCCATTGGAATATTTTCTTCATTTATTGAAGATACATCTGTTAATCTTATTGGTGTAGAACCAGGTGGCATAGGAATTCACACTGAGAAACACGGAGCTTCTTTAATATGCGGCGAAACGGGTATTTTCTTTGGAATGAAATCAAAAGTTATGCAAACACATGAAGGTCAAATCAAAGAGTCGTGGTCTATTTCTGCAGGATTAGATTTTCCGGCAGTAGGTCCAGAACACGCTTGGTTAGATAGTATCAAACGTGTTACATATGTATCTATCACTGATAGCGAAGCAGTGCATGCATTTCAACATTTGAGTAAACTAGAAGGAATTATTCCAGCATTAGAATCTTCTCATGCTTTGGCTTATGCAATAAAGTTAATGAATAATTATCCCAATAAAAATCAAACTTTAATTGTAAATATTTCAGGAAGGGGTGATAAAGATTTAAAAACTGTTGAAAAATTTTTGAACAAATAA
- the trpCF gene encoding bifunctional indole-3-glycerol-phosphate synthase TrpC/phosphoribosylanthranilate isomerase TrpF produces MENILEKIVKSKINWIKHRKKIQPLSSFQHNITLSDRNFIQALKNIHPALILEFKKHSPSLGILNDFNPEFVAKIYKKYASAISVLTDEKYFHGKFEFIPIIRNIAVQQPILCKDFFIDPYQIYLARYYQADSILLMLSILKDNQYRALEKLAYSLNMAVLTEINNKMELDRAINLNAKIIGINNRNLKNFSISTSNTYKLASKISKNTIVISESGINSYNQLRKFKNLVQGFLIGSALMSKKDLEHAVHKIITGNNKICGLTRVEDARMSKDFGAIYGGFIFCKSSKRYVNLKKAMNITKNVHMKYIGVFCNENISTISYIIDKIPLYAIQLHGNENQFYIDCLKKKIPKCVRVWKAISLNGEKKHANNLFDNVNKHVFDNIHGGSGTPFNWSLLKNYNLKNVILAGGLNIKNCISASDLGCFGLDFNSGIEISPGLKDKKKTFLIFRSLREHKTIIH; encoded by the coding sequence TTGGAAAATATATTAGAAAAAATTGTAAAAAGTAAAATAAATTGGATTAAGCATCGAAAAAAAATACAACCATTATCTTCTTTTCAACATAATATTACTTTATCAGATCGCAACTTTATCCAAGCACTAAAAAATATTCACCCCGCTCTCATACTTGAGTTTAAAAAACACTCACCGTCCTTAGGAATATTAAATGATTTTAATCCAGAATTTGTAGCAAAAATATATAAAAAATATGCTTCAGCTATATCTGTATTAACTGACGAAAAATATTTTCATGGAAAATTTGAATTTATACCTATTATTCGGAATATTGCTGTTCAACAACCCATTTTATGTAAAGACTTTTTTATTGATCCATATCAAATCTATTTAGCACGATATTATCAAGCAGATTCTATATTACTTATGTTATCTATATTAAAAGACAACCAATATCGTGCTCTTGAGAAATTAGCGTATTCTTTAAATATGGCAGTTTTAACTGAAATCAATAACAAAATGGAATTAGATAGGGCTATTAATTTAAATGCAAAAATTATTGGAATTAACAATCGAAATCTAAAAAATTTCTCTATTTCAACATCTAATACATACAAATTGGCATCTAAAATTTCAAAAAATACTATCGTAATCAGCGAATCTGGAATAAATAGTTATAATCAATTAAGAAAATTTAAAAATCTTGTACAAGGATTTTTAATTGGTTCTGCGCTTATGTCAAAGAAAGATTTAGAACATGCTGTCCATAAAATAATTACAGGAAATAATAAAATCTGTGGACTCACAAGAGTAGAAGATGCTCGAATGTCAAAAGATTTCGGAGCAATTTACGGAGGATTTATTTTTTGTAAATCGTCTAAAAGATATGTCAATCTTAAAAAAGCTATGAATATAACTAAAAATGTACATATGAAGTATATCGGAGTATTTTGCAACGAAAATATTTCAACTATTTCTTATATAATAGATAAAATTCCACTTTATGCTATTCAACTTCATGGAAATGAAAATCAATTTTACATTGATTGTTTAAAGAAAAAAATTCCAAAATGTGTAAGAGTATGGAAAGCAATATCATTAAATGGCGAAAAAAAGCATGCAAATAATTTATTTGATAATGTTAACAAACATGTTTTTGATAATATTCACGGTGGTAGTGGTACTCCATTTAATTGGTCTTTATTAAAGAATTATAACTTAAAAAATGTGATTTTAGCTGGTGGACTAAACATTAAAAATTGTATTTCAGCATCTGATTTAGGTTGTTTTGGTCTCGATTTTAATTCTGGAATAGAAATTTCTCCTGGATTAAAAGATAAAAAGAAAACTTTCCTTATTTTCCGTTCATTAAGAGAACATAAAACTATCATTCATTAA
- the trpD gene encoding anthranilate phosphoribosyltransferase, translating into MNTILNQIYLGHSLTESETYKLFKLIMTGKINDIQLSSILTAINIRGESENEIIGAVRACLKYSKSFPKQNYMFSDIVGTGGDSSNSINISTASAFVGATCGLKIVKHCNTSISSMTGSCDLLKEFNIDLHASCEKSQNMLNKLNICFLFAPKYHANFKYISLVRKTLKIRTLFNILGPLINPSKPPLSLVGVYSTKLMVPMANVLKKLNSYHAIVVHSDHTDEVTLHDSTNVTELKNNNIISYTLCPDDFGVKYYNKNAILGGTPKENYEIIKYVLKGKGPHAISETIAVNVALLLKLYGNENLKKNTKCALKIIQSGKVYEKIIALSKF; encoded by the coding sequence ATGAACACTATATTAAATCAAATTTATTTAGGTCATTCTTTGACTGAATCAGAAACATATAAATTATTTAAATTGATCATGACTGGGAAAATTAATGATATACAATTATCTTCTATTTTAACAGCTATAAATATTAGAGGTGAATCTGAAAACGAAATAATAGGGGCTGTTCGTGCTTGTTTAAAATATTCAAAATCATTTCCTAAACAAAATTATATGTTTTCTGACATTGTAGGAACAGGCGGAGATTCAAGTAACAGTATTAATATATCCACTGCCAGTGCTTTTGTTGGAGCAACATGTGGTCTTAAAATAGTCAAACATTGCAATACTAGTATTTCTAGTATGACTGGATCATGTGATCTTTTGAAAGAATTTAACATTGATTTGCATGCATCATGCGAAAAATCTCAAAATATGTTAAATAAATTAAATATTTGTTTCTTATTTGCTCCTAAATATCATGCTAATTTTAAATATATTTCGTTAGTCCGAAAAACTTTAAAAATAAGAACTTTATTTAACATATTAGGCCCCTTGATAAATCCATCAAAACCACCATTATCTCTCGTAGGAGTGTATAGTACTAAATTAATGGTACCTATGGCAAATGTATTAAAAAAATTAAATAGTTATCACGCAATTGTTGTACATAGCGATCATACTGACGAAGTTACATTACATGATTCTACAAATGTCACTGAATTAAAAAATAATAATATTATTTCGTACACGTTGTGTCCAGATGATTTCGGGGTAAAATATTACAATAAAAACGCAATCTTAGGTGGAACGCCTAAAGAAAACTATGAAATTATTAAATATGTTCTAAAAGGAAAAGGTCCACATGCAATTTCTGAAACAATAGCAGTTAACGTTGCTTTATTGCTTAAATTGTACGGGAACGAAAATTTAAAAAAAAATACAAAATGTGCGTTAAAAATAATTCAAAGTGGGAAAGTATACGAAAAAATTATTGCGCTTTCTAAATTTTAA
- a CDS encoding DMT family transporter — MRKTIILLLFIIVSITWGTTFIAIRIASDTIPPLCITGMRFLLASFFLIFLCFYTKTPLLFPSNKKIFQLIICIFYFSLPFLLILYGGRYVNSTIASVIFAIMPIIVLFLSFIFFNKKLYFFQFIGLVLAIIFLSIILFKEIELGDEKTIKGVIALLLAMTSHAIIYLYSKEKYSNISILTFNALPSLLSGLFFLVISNILEHPKFDNFSNISILATFYLSYFSGVFGILSYFYLQKKVSAFQASTIFFIFPIINLMLEEFVWGNSIGIDQLQLIVFLMSSILITIVPFDLKNFMRFIKNFKK; from the coding sequence ATTCGGAAAACTATAATATTATTACTATTCATAATAGTATCAATAACTTGGGGAACTACCTTTATAGCTATAAGAATCGCTTCAGATACTATTCCGCCTTTATGTATTACTGGTATGAGATTTTTATTAGCATCATTTTTTCTTATATTTCTCTGTTTTTACACTAAAACTCCTTTACTATTTCCTTCTAATAAAAAAATATTTCAATTAATTATATGTATATTTTATTTTTCTTTGCCTTTTCTATTAATATTGTATGGTGGACGTTACGTAAATTCTACAATTGCGTCTGTCATTTTTGCTATTATGCCAATAATAGTATTATTTCTTTCATTTATTTTTTTTAACAAAAAATTATATTTTTTTCAATTTATAGGATTAGTATTAGCTATTATTTTTTTATCAATAATTTTATTTAAAGAAATTGAGTTAGGAGATGAAAAAACAATAAAAGGAGTAATAGCTTTGCTATTAGCTATGACTAGTCATGCAATAATATATTTATATTCTAAAGAAAAATATTCAAATATATCTATACTAACTTTTAATGCGTTACCGTCATTATTATCTGGTTTATTTTTTTTAGTTATTTCTAACATTTTAGAACATCCTAAGTTTGACAATTTTTCTAATATTTCAATTTTAGCAACGTTTTATTTGAGTTATTTTTCTGGAGTATTTGGTATTTTATCTTATTTCTATTTGCAAAAAAAAGTAAGTGCTTTTCAAGCTTCTACTATATTTTTTATATTCCCAATAATTAATTTAATGTTAGAAGAATTTGTATGGGGAAATTCTATTGGAATAGATCAATTGCAACTCATTGTTTTTTTGATGAGTAGTATATTAATAACTATTGTTCCGTTTGATTTAAAAAATTTTATGCGATTTATAAAAAATTTTAAAAAATAA
- the sohB gene encoding protease SohB codes for MDFILNYALFFFKIFTLFALILTIFLIIVNVARHKSKKKYELDIVSLNSYYEHVKNKIILSTMSTYEKKIWNKSNKLFKKTRSKINMTFLKKNKYYLNQNNPILYVLDFKGNVSASEVTSLREEISAIILAAKENDEVLLRLESGGGVIHGYGLASSQLSRLREKNIRLTVSVDKIAASGGYMMACVANYIIAAPFSVIGSIGVVAQIPNFNKLLKKNNVDMELHTSGLYKRTLTVFGENTKEAREKFCKDLNFTHVLFKEFVHSMRPSLNIDEVSTGEHWFGTTALEKKLIDKIETSDDFIISRIHKFSVLKIKYSVNKTMLDSFLLKIENYVKNVVFKILET; via the coding sequence GTGGACTTTATTTTAAATTACGCGTTATTTTTTTTTAAAATTTTTACTTTATTTGCGTTAATTTTAACAATATTTTTAATAATTGTAAATGTTGCAAGACATAAAAGTAAAAAAAAATATGAGTTAGATATTGTATCGTTAAACAGTTATTATGAACATGTTAAAAACAAAATTATTTTATCAACAATGTCAACATATGAAAAAAAAATATGGAATAAAAGTAATAAACTATTTAAAAAAACACGGTCAAAAATTAATATGACATTTTTAAAAAAGAACAAATATTATTTAAATCAAAATAATCCTATTTTATACGTATTAGATTTCAAAGGTAACGTTAGTGCATCCGAAGTAACATCATTACGTGAAGAAATTTCTGCGATTATTCTAGCAGCAAAAGAAAACGATGAAGTTTTATTACGCTTAGAAAGTGGAGGTGGAGTAATACATGGATATGGTTTAGCATCTTCTCAATTGTCTCGATTAAGAGAAAAAAACATACGATTAACAGTTTCTGTAGACAAAATTGCAGCTAGTGGAGGATATATGATGGCTTGTGTAGCTAATTATATTATTGCTGCTCCATTTTCTGTTATTGGTTCTATTGGAGTAGTGGCTCAAATACCTAACTTTAATAAACTGTTAAAAAAAAATAATGTTGATATGGAACTACATACATCTGGTTTATATAAAAGAACATTGACTGTTTTTGGAGAAAATACGAAAGAAGCACGCGAGAAATTTTGCAAAGACCTTAATTTTACTCATGTTTTATTTAAAGAATTTGTTCATAGCATGAGACCGTCATTAAATATAGATGAAGTTTCTACTGGAGAACATTGGTTTGGAACTACAGCTCTTGAAAAAAAACTAATAGATAAAATTGAGACTAGTGATGATTTTATTATATCTAGAATACACAAATTTTCCGTATTAAAAATTAAATATAGTGTTAACAAAACAATGTTAGATTCTTTTTTGCTAAAAATAGAAAACTATGTGAAAAACGTAGTATTCAAAATTTTAGAAACGTAA